TTGGCGGCTTACCAAGAAATCTCAACCGATGTTTTGAACGAGGGGCTCCCATCGGAGGCCCAGTCCCGACCCGGTACTTCGCGCCGGAACAAAAGCGACAGACTACCGGCTTCAATTCCAGCTGCGAGGTGTTCTTGGAGTAAAGACGAAAATGCATATTCTGAGCTGGGAAACTTCTCAATTCAGACAGAGAAAAAAGGTAAAGTTGTTTTCACTGCGATCAAAGGTACAGTTGTTTAGTACAttcagactcaagctctggttaATATTGTCATCAGGGTGCGGGTTTAAATCCCGTTTGTGAGAATTGTGTCCTCGAGCAAGAttcttacaggcactggacacctttggtaaatgtcaaacaccaggcttctcactaggtgtatcccaacaaaacatgcataaaataacagatctgtgaaaacttgtactcaatattggtcatcgatttgcaaaaggaaaaattgcctctttctccaaaactacgttacttttttagagggagccgtttttcacaatgtttgaaCTATCAAGATCTCTTTTTTGCTACGTGCCTTTAACTGTACTTTTCGGACACGAGGTTTTAAAATCAATGCACATGTGAGGGCATATATATGCTTCTTGTGATTGAATTAGCATATTGGGCAgcacaggttgtatactccaaaaggagctgagatggtgtCAGGAATTAAATAAATGACCAAGTGACTACAGGGGGGAAACAATGCTGAAGCGATGAGCGTCACTAATTGACGAATTTTAGCACTTTTAGCCATAAAAACTGTAATTAAACAGTATGCGTAATTATGTTTTGAGGAGTATAAGGCCTAAATGTAACAATGTGTTATCACTATCTTATCAAACATTTGTGCTCCGAATATTTGTTGTtaaccttcttcttttttccccttcttttttgGGGGCTCCCTCCTGGCTTTTTACACACTTAACGTGAATAATTGTACCCTGAAATATAGCTGTACCTGCGAAGCCCTCCTTTCCTGTGCGGCCTTATGGAAGGAAGGTTGCCCCCTCCACTGATGGTGGCGATTGCTCTAAAGATTCCTTCACATGGAGCAGggaaaaagacaaacataaaccaCCTTTGCCGATACGCCAGAACCATACGACGGAGTCTGTTTCGGCATATGCAGTGAACAACATAGTGGAGCCGACCAGAAGTAGCATCAAGAAGTATGCGAAGCCAGCTAACCGGGTTCGCAACACACCAAAAACGGCGGATGTCAGAAACACCAGCAGAAAGGGTGCAACGACCAAACATATTCGCCGGTTCGGGGAATCGATTGGATCGACGGTGGTGACCGGAGAGACTACCAAAGCAGCTGACACTGCGGAGTTACCTGCAATCAGTTCTTCACAAGGTGAGCCAGTCTACTTCATTGTC
This region of Asterias rubens chromosome 18, eAstRub1.3, whole genome shotgun sequence genomic DNA includes:
- the LOC117302542 gene encoding uncharacterized protein LOC117302542 — encoded protein: MERPTKARKKTDVLQHEEEAKGNRRKANFSSSRLIGIVIPVVGGVCIIIAIVGGTLWHISQNYRGFIKVPIGQNGNVVSGGHGDSDNVLQIRFTGHNEPRSAEEIAQALSQHSLGHAPEQATEQATDGLNENSGLAAYQEISTDVLNEGLPSEAQSRPGTSRRNKSDRLPASIPAARCSWSKDENAYSELGNFSIQTEKKAVPAKPSFPVRPYGRKVAPSTDGGDCSKDSFTWSREKDKHKPPLPIRQNHTTESVSAYAVNNIVEPTRSSIKKYAKPANRVRNTPKTADVRNTSRKGATTKHIRRFGESIGSTVVTGETTKAADTAELPAISSSQGEPVYFIVHPEPSSEASSDNGRDE